From Streptomyces durmitorensis, a single genomic window includes:
- the folK gene encoding 2-amino-4-hydroxy-6-hydroxymethyldihydropteridine diphosphokinase, with translation MTAFSTQGQSDPTVQPVPTAVVEQVDAADTTLSNPKRAVISLGSNLGNRLETLQGAIDALEDTPGLRVKAVSPVYETEPWGVEPDSQPSYFNAVVVVKTTLPPSSLLERAHAVEEAFHRVRDERWAARTIDVDIVAYADVVSDDPVLTLPHPRAHERAFVLAPWHDVEPEAQLAGRGPVAELLSQVTREGVTPRVDLELRLPE, from the coding sequence ATGACCGCGTTTTCCACGCAAGGGCAGAGCGACCCGACCGTCCAGCCGGTGCCCACCGCCGTGGTGGAACAGGTCGACGCCGCCGACACCACCCTCTCCAACCCCAAACGCGCCGTGATCTCGCTCGGCAGCAATCTCGGCAACCGCCTGGAGACGCTCCAGGGCGCCATCGACGCCCTGGAGGACACCCCCGGCCTGCGCGTCAAGGCCGTCTCTCCGGTGTACGAGACGGAGCCCTGGGGCGTCGAGCCGGACAGCCAGCCGTCGTACTTCAACGCGGTGGTCGTGGTGAAGACGACCCTGCCGCCCTCCTCGCTCCTGGAGCGGGCACACGCGGTCGAGGAAGCCTTCCACCGCGTGCGGGACGAGCGCTGGGCCGCCCGCACGATCGACGTCGACATCGTGGCGTACGCGGACGTCGTCTCGGACGACCCGGTCCTCACGCTCCCCCACCCGCGCGCGCACGAACGTGCCTTCGTCCTGGCCCCCTGGCACGACGTGGAGCCCGAGGCGCAGCTGGCGGGACGCGGCCCGGTCGCCGAGCTGCTCTCCCAGGTCACCCGCGAGGGCGTCACGCCCCGTGTCGACCTGGAACTCCGCC
- the folB gene encoding dihydroneopterin aldolase — translation MDRVALRGLKARGHHGVFPREREEGQTFIVDLVLGLDTRAAAADDDLAKTVHYGVVAEEVVAAVEGDPVDLIETLAERIAQTCLKHEGVLEVEVCVHKPDAPITVPFDDVTVTITRSRV, via the coding sequence AAGGCCCGTGGGCACCACGGTGTCTTTCCTCGGGAACGCGAAGAGGGCCAGACCTTCATCGTGGACCTGGTCCTTGGCCTGGACACCCGTGCGGCCGCCGCCGACGACGACCTGGCGAAGACCGTGCACTACGGCGTCGTGGCCGAGGAGGTGGTGGCCGCCGTCGAGGGCGACCCCGTGGACCTCATCGAGACCCTCGCCGAACGCATCGCCCAGACGTGTCTGAAGCACGAAGGAGTCCTGGAGGTCGAGGTGTGCGTCCACAAACCGGACGCCCCGATCACCGTCCCCTTCGACGACGTGACCGTCACCATCACCCGGAGCCGAGTATGA